A stretch of the Metopolophium dirhodum isolate CAU chromosome 8, ASM1992520v1, whole genome shotgun sequence genome encodes the following:
- the LOC132950880 gene encoding uncharacterized protein LOC132950880 isoform X1 yields MNKMNNNNYYLKRKDVTVIFVNLLVLSLVIYIYHVVDNLKTMLSNERLCILKTSSKTGLTDGDINEIYFDFSKMKNLNIRHTRSTKSTKFQNMCLFYLAQPNIDFEQNGSILGPWILSNKSLPVDSYSPVKLTSRRTLIEIVDPGLYLVYIQVYYLSSTKKNSFSMTKVTADLNETLSVCSAVGVSGTEISCFTSIVEYFKPGESILIRLREMSSGINLNRKASHTYLGFTKLL; encoded by the exons atgaataaaatgaataataataactattatttgaaGAGGAAAGACGTAACTGtgatatttgttaatttattggtGCTGTccttagttatatatatttatcatgtcGTTGACAATTTGAAAACTATGCTTTCAAACGAAAGGTTATGCATACTTAAAACATCTTCAAAGACTGGTTTAACTGATGGTGATATAAATGAAATTTATTTCGACTTTtccaaaatgaaaaatttaaatattagacaCACCAGGTCGACCAAGtctacaaaat TTCAAAATATGTGCTTGTTCTACTTGGCTCAAccaaatatagattttgaacaaAATGGTA GTATCTTGGGACCATggattttgtcaaataaaagTTTACCAGTTGATTCGTATTCTCCTGTAAAATTAACTTCAAGAAGAACTTTGATAGAAATAGTTGACCCAGGACTTTATTTAGTTTACATAcag gtatattatttgtcATCTACTAAGAAGAACAGTTTTTCTATGACAAAAGTAACGGCTGATTTAAATGAAACACTGTCAGTATGTAGTGCAGTGGGTGTATCTGGAACAGAAATCTCGTGTTTCACATCTATTGTAGAATATTTCAAACCAGGAGAATCAATTTTAATTAGACTTAGGGAAATGTCAAGTGGTATAAACCTTAACCGTAAAGCTTCTCACACTTACCTTGGCTTTACTAagctattgtaa
- the LOC132950880 gene encoding uncharacterized protein LOC132950880 isoform X2 has protein sequence MNKMNNNNYYLKRKDVTVIFVNLLVLSLVIYIYHVVDNLKTMLSNERLCILKTSSKTGLTDGDINEIYFDFSKMKNLNIRHTRSTKSTKFQNMCLFYLAQPNIDFEQNGILGPWILSNKSLPVDSYSPVKLTSRRTLIEIVDPGLYLVYIQVYYLSSTKKNSFSMTKVTADLNETLSVCSAVGVSGTEISCFTSIVEYFKPGESILIRLREMSSGINLNRKASHTYLGFTKLL, from the exons atgaataaaatgaataataataactattatttgaaGAGGAAAGACGTAACTGtgatatttgttaatttattggtGCTGTccttagttatatatatttatcatgtcGTTGACAATTTGAAAACTATGCTTTCAAACGAAAGGTTATGCATACTTAAAACATCTTCAAAGACTGGTTTAACTGATGGTGATATAAATGAAATTTATTTCGACTTTtccaaaatgaaaaatttaaatattagacaCACCAGGTCGACCAAGtctacaaaat TTCAAAATATGTGCTTGTTCTACTTGGCTCAAccaaatatagattttgaacaaAATG GTATCTTGGGACCATggattttgtcaaataaaagTTTACCAGTTGATTCGTATTCTCCTGTAAAATTAACTTCAAGAAGAACTTTGATAGAAATAGTTGACCCAGGACTTTATTTAGTTTACATAcag gtatattatttgtcATCTACTAAGAAGAACAGTTTTTCTATGACAAAAGTAACGGCTGATTTAAATGAAACACTGTCAGTATGTAGTGCAGTGGGTGTATCTGGAACAGAAATCTCGTGTTTCACATCTATTGTAGAATATTTCAAACCAGGAGAATCAATTTTAATTAGACTTAGGGAAATGTCAAGTGGTATAAACCTTAACCGTAAAGCTTCTCACACTTACCTTGGCTTTACTAagctattgtaa